The genomic stretch AATTAACCTTATATTAGCATAAACTGGGGGAGATGAAAAGGAAGATTAGGGTATAATTGCTTTTGGTGACTACGAATAACCTTATAATAATAGCTGCTATTTAAGGGTAATCTAATAGTGCCTGATGGAATTAAATGCACGATACGAAACCTTGGCAGGTATTGAATTCCTGTTGATGCTCCGGATACAAAACTTCCTGAAACCATCGAAAATGTATTGTCCAAAAACATTTGATAGAGTAAAATAGAAAAGAAAGGCATGTAACTTTTGGAAGAATAAAATAAGTTGAGTATAGTTAAATGTTCAGCTTATATCTCATACAGAAAGGAGAATGAACTGGCTTAAGCCGGTTCTATAGTAAGATGAAAGATTACAGAAACGAATATGAAAAATGGCTGGGAATATCCACTTTAGATGCAGATTTAAAAGAAGAACTTAACAGTATCAAAGATAAAGAGGAGGATATCAAGGACCGTTTCTACTGTGATTTATCCTTTGGTACCGCTGGTCTTAGAGGAATACTTGGGGCAGGTACCAATCGTATGAACCGCTACGTTGTAGGAAGAGCAACAAAAGCACTGGGTAAAGTTATTAAGAAACAAGGAGAAGAATTTGCAAAAAAGGGTGTTGCAATTGCACATGACTGCCGTATAATGTCCCCTGAGTTTGCTGAAATGTGTGCCCTGATATTTAACAGCATGGGAATCAAGGTGTACCTGTTCGATTCCTTAAGACCTACTCCGGAATTATCCTACGCAGTCCGTTATTACGGTTGTGCGGCAGGGATTAATATTACCGCGAGCCATAATCCTAAAATATATAACGGCTATAAAGTATATTGGGAAGAGGGTTCCCAGATAAAGTCCGGTATAGCCAATCAGATACTGGAAGAAATCGGTAAGATGGATTTGTTTGAAGAAACACAACTTCCTGCAAAAGAAGAAGCTATAAAAGCGGGCTTGTTAAATATTATTAATAAAGAAGTGGATGAGAGCTTTTACGAGAAGACCATGTCCATCTCCCTAAGAAAAGAAGAGGTGGATAAGAATATTGGTATCGTCTATACTCCCTTAAACGGTGCCGGTAACATTCCTGTCCGTACAGTCCTGGACAGAATGGGGTACACTAACGTTCATGTAGTAAAAGAACAGGAACTGCCCGATGGTACCTTCCCGACCATAGATTATCCCAATCCGGAAGATCATGCAGCCTTTGCCTTAAGCGAGAAACTGGCTCTTTCTGTTGGGGCGGACGTATTAATCGCTACGGATCCTGACTGTGACAGGCTTGCAGTTGAAGTGGTTCACAAGGGAGCAATCGAAGCCTTAAACGGAAACCAGGTAGGGGTCCTTATCATCAACTATATTTTGACCTCCAGGAAGGAGAAAGGAACGCTTCCTGCCAATGCAGCAATGGTTAAATCCATTGTAACCGGAGAAATGGGAAGTGCCATAGCAGAGGCATATGGCGTGAAGATGTTTAACGTACTTACTGGCTTTAAGAATATCTGCGCACTGGCAAATGACTGGGATAGTACGAAGGAATATACTTACGTATTTGGATATGAAGAAAGTATCGGTTATAACATCGGCAGCTACCTAAGAGACAAAGACGGTGTGGCAGCAACCCTGATTCTTGCAGAGATGGCAGGTTACTATAAACGCCAGGGAAAAACTTTAATCGATGTATTAAACGAATTGTATAAAGAATATGGTTATTACCGTGAAAATACCATTTCTATTGTCCTGGAAGGTATTGAAGGACAGGAAAGAATCAAGCGAATGATGGTAGAATACCGTAAGAAGAATGCAGGTTCTATTGGAAGCTCCAAGCTGGTACAGGTAACGGACTATGAACTCTCAGAAGCTACCAATGTACTTACAGGTGAGAAGACATCCATTGAAACAGAGAAGACAGATGCTGTCCAGTTTAAGTTTGAGGATGGCTGCTGGTATACTTTAAGGCCCTCTGGTACAGAACCAAAGATTAAACTATATATCTATACGAAATCAGATACGCTTGAAAAGTCAGAGAGTAAATTAAAAGAGATCGAAACAGCCGTACTGGGTGTATTACACAGTATAAAATAATAGAAAGAACTGGACTGCAGGATATGAATATTCTGCAGTTCAGTTCTTTTCCGGGCACAGATTGCTGGAATCATGACGATTGATTTCAGAAGCTCCCAGGTTTCTTTGTTGGACTATAGTTAGAGATAGGAAAGGAATTACAATGCAGGGATATAATTGTATCATGGTATTTAGCACAGACAGTAAGGAACTGTTGTTTTGCAAGAGGAAAAAAGACCCTTATAAGGGATTATATAATCTGGTTGGAGGCAAGATCGAACCAGGAGAAGAAGGAATGACAGCTGCCTACCGAGAGTTACTGGAGGAAACGGGTATAAGTGACAATGACATCGAACTTTCCCATATGATGGACTTTACTTATTATAACCAGAATTGTTATGTTGAAGTTTATGCCGGTACCCTGAAGCGGGATGTTGAGTTACGAGAAGAGGCGAATCCTCTTGTATGGCTTGGAATTACGGAGAATTATTTTGACCTGTCCCGTTTTGCAGGAGAAGGGAATATAGGGCATATGTTAGAACAGGTGCTGCTTTATGGAAGGGGAGACAAATAGAAAGGGAAAGGGGTTCCGCAAATAGGCAGAAAGCAGAGAAAAAAGAAAGGAATATATTAGAAAAGAAAAAGAAAGGAAATACTTGATATTTGTATTAATTTGGGTATAATGGAGTTATATGGTAATTATTTACCCTATTATGTCATTAAATTCTGATAAAACAGCATGAAAAAGGCAAATCCTTCGAAAGGTGGAGACGCAAAGCCACGGGCCTAAGACTTTTGTTATGGCAGCCGGGTTACCATGATTACAATCCATGGCCTTGCTATGGATTTTTTTGTATATTCATCATGGGACTACTTTCATGAAAATCTGCAAAGGAGAAATTGTATGGAGAAATTTAGTGTTACAGTATCAGGAAATTCCCTAAAAATCGTATTGGATGGTAAATTCGGAGACGAAGATATTGCAGCTTTTGGTGCTGCATACCAGCAGGCAGTAAGTAAAATAAATCCTGCCCAGGTGAATCTGGAGCTGGATGCAAGAAACATGGGTGTTATTACACCGGATAAACAAGAGAAATTAAAGGGCTTCTTTGTCCTTTATAAGCAGACAGGTTTTAAAAAGGTTACACTTCGAATGGAAGACAGTGCTATACTTGCTATGCAGGTTAGAAGACTTGCAAAAGAGGCAGGTATTGCGGATTTTGAAATTATATAAGCTTTCAAAGCAGTTGAACTGTAGTTTTTTCCGGGAAAATGAAAATCCCGGAAGGAACTTAGTTCAACTTATATTTTTTTAAAGAAGTCTGAATAGGACATATCACACGCAGCTTTGTGCCAGAGGCCCAAACTTTGCATATGGGGAGAAAGGTATGGTATTAATATGGTTAAATTTAGA from Anaerocolumna sp. AGMB13020 encodes the following:
- a CDS encoding phospho-sugar mutase — its product is MKDYRNEYEKWLGISTLDADLKEELNSIKDKEEDIKDRFYCDLSFGTAGLRGILGAGTNRMNRYVVGRATKALGKVIKKQGEEFAKKGVAIAHDCRIMSPEFAEMCALIFNSMGIKVYLFDSLRPTPELSYAVRYYGCAAGINITASHNPKIYNGYKVYWEEGSQIKSGIANQILEEIGKMDLFEETQLPAKEEAIKAGLLNIINKEVDESFYEKTMSISLRKEEVDKNIGIVYTPLNGAGNIPVRTVLDRMGYTNVHVVKEQELPDGTFPTIDYPNPEDHAAFALSEKLALSVGADVLIATDPDCDRLAVEVVHKGAIEALNGNQVGVLIINYILTSRKEKGTLPANAAMVKSIVTGEMGSAIAEAYGVKMFNVLTGFKNICALANDWDSTKEYTYVFGYEESIGYNIGSYLRDKDGVAATLILAEMAGYYKRQGKTLIDVLNELYKEYGYYRENTISIVLEGIEGQERIKRMMVEYRKKNAGSIGSSKLVQVTDYELSEATNVLTGEKTSIETEKTDAVQFKFEDGCWYTLRPSGTEPKIKLYIYTKSDTLEKSESKLKEIETAVLGVLHSIK
- a CDS encoding NUDIX hydrolase, giving the protein MQGYNCIMVFSTDSKELLFCKRKKDPYKGLYNLVGGKIEPGEEGMTAAYRELLEETGISDNDIELSHMMDFTYYNQNCYVEVYAGTLKRDVELREEANPLVWLGITENYFDLSRFAGEGNIGHMLEQVLLYGRGDK